CCCACTCAACAACAGAAGCTACGAAAGTACCTCTATTGCAAAAAGTAATCCATCGAAGTCCAAATTCCTAATGtctttaaaacaaaaaaccaatTATCCCAGATACTGAAGTCATGTATAGTTGCATAATATCTAACCTATAAAATGATTCGCAGCAGGAGATACACGAGAAAAGCGAGGATAAGCTGATAATAGGACACGTCTACAAAAGACCAAACAGACAGCTCAAAACAACCATCCTAATTTCAGGACTTCATCTAGGGTATAAAGTTACCTGATCACAGCTAtcaatttgagtttcttatAATGAAACCATACAGAAATGATAAAAGAAGATAGCACCAAACACACAAAAAATCTGTTTAGGATAACAAGTGTTTTTACAAACAATCTTCATTGCTCAAAAAATTTACATGAAGCAAGCCTAGCACTGTCACAACACAGCATCAAAAGCAAAACTTCATGGTTGCATATAGAGATTTATACACAACATAAAGCATGTAATGTGTGGCTCAATCTTAATACAATTAGTTGTGTTCTATCAAAGACCGCTCCTTATAAACATTACTTATAATTTTGCTTTCCCTCTCATTGCTTATACATTTGCAACTGAAAAACATGGCTATTCTCCATCAATTTTACATGTCCAGTTCAAAATGGAAATGCAGGACACAATCTAACAATATGAGAAGATCAGGCAAAGCTATATAGGAACCTAATCAAAATCAATTGAACCTCATTACATAGTACACCCACATATGCAACAACGCAAAGATTGATGCTTTTCCTGTTCATGGGTTTGCATTTTCATGGtaacaaaaaaatcaaactgCAGAAAGTAAAACAATAATAGACAAAAATCACTAACActacaaaccaaaccaaaagtAAACTAAGATAAGCaatcacaagttcacaaccaaGCTGGGTCAATCCCAAAAGACAAATCTGGGGTGTTCTTCAACATAAAGGGAAGCATAAAATCAATACTACACAAATGGGTATAGCTCAATTTCGTGATTATCAAACTCAGACTAATAAGTTGAAGACAAAGAGTTAATTAGAGTCGGAGAAAAGATCTTACACAACTGCGCCGATGACTAATGGCAAGGACAGGAATTTACGTCGACTAAACATTTCCAAATACAACAAGGTCTGATCTGTTTCGCTTCTGCTTTTCAAGATTCAGGGGTTTTATGCTGCTTTTGCGAGGGTTTTAGATCTTTGTATAGAGATTTTTGAAGCTTCTTCTTCTGGGTTTTGTTACAAACCATATTCTATTTCTAATTGGGCCGACACCAGTATGAAGGTTATTTCGTTTTTTAAGTGTGATATATAATGATGACCTATTAAATTGTAAGGATTCATTATTATTTCGAACTTTTGGCTTTGTAAACTTAATTGTTTCTAAGTTTGGAGGATCATACGAGATGACTATTGTCGGTCCTCATAGTTGAGTTATCTTTATGTTGCTTACCGAATCTTTGTACTAAAAAAAGAATGTTACCGATACCTACTAATTAGTCGATATGTCATTGCTTTTTAAATGAAATGATAGATATAATATGGATGTGAAGACTCTAGTGCAACACAAAACAATGGGGACCGGCCGAAACTTTATAGGTTTTTCATCTCGTTGTGCCTATTACTTATTTAGAGCATGCAGCCACTTAGAACTTCTATAGCATTCCGATTGATCACCCGATTAAAATGTTTATAGtgcaatattgtcattatcaTAGTGTTTCTGATAATGCCGTGAACTTGAACTATCATTTTATTACTTGAACTATCATTATCATAGTGTTTCTGATAATGCCGTGAACTCGAACTATCATTAACTGATCGAACTATTCTTTCTTTTGAAACAATTGCACATGGAACCATTTCAACCAAAGACAACTGAATCATGCATACCTACTAATTGCCTCAGCCTCTCTAGCTAGCCGACTGGAATTCGGAGGACCATTAATTTTGGATTTTATACCTAGAGGTTCTACAATGTACCGAAAGATCGTGCATTATGGTATACAAAAGCGAAAAGCGTATGCATAATGAGATGGGCGCCGTAGTTGGCAACTTGAAAAGGTCCtcctatcctgagggaaaagAGTAGACGACTCGGCAAGGCCGGCCCTTAGAATTTGGGTGCTATAGGCGAAATGAAAAAATGGGGCCTCCTTACAAAAAAATGTAgctacaaatttttttttttctaatgatCAAAATAAGCTGCAAAACATAATAGTTCATTGAAGTTATAGTTACTATACCAAATACTTCTATAACCATGATGATGGTggtagaagaaaaataaaattttgctCAAAGTAATTGCCGAATTAATGATGAACCGGATAAAAAAAGATGGAACTAAGGAATAAAGATGATTCATACTATCACACAAATACACAATCGGCAAATCATTGATCAATCAACAACACACATACcacaaattaagaaaaaccATAAACATATTTGactaaaaaaatttgaaatttacaGATATGATCACTTACCCACAAGTTGAATTGAAATTGACATTGTTCTCTCTTTACTAACATTCTACTTTGTTGCATCAATAAGAACACAACTCTCTTTGCATTTATAAaacccatatttttttttctctatttcacccatatatataaataatattattattttagatgggcttgtttttctttcggGGGGCCTCCTGGGTTGGGGGTGCTAGGCAGTGGCCTGCTGGGCCTAGCCCCATGGCCGGGCCTGCGATTCGGGCAAGGATTGTCAAAGTATTGCATGCATGTTTCATTATTCGATCTACTATTTCATGTCATAGAATGCTACTGCCAGATCTTGCAATCTTCAATCCATATCCAATCTTGAGACTCGCTGACATAAGAACATCACTACGTACTTAGCTACCTACTCTACTAGCAATTCTACTTATTTGAGGTTGATGATTGAGTTTACGAAGtttgagagagggagagagagatttaAGTGATTAGTGGCTGTATAAACAAGGGTTTTGTATTTAGattaaagattttttttgtctCGAAAATGCATCAAGTCTtgaccaatatatatatatatatatatatatatatatatatatatatatatatatatatatatacagtccctatccagagtgaagttccaattttgacacacttttcgatcaaattttttcaccataagtgattcaatatttagatatgctattcaagatcatctctacaaagtttcatccaatttgacaatgatttgagctttcaaaattgagatttacacgaacggttcacgttgaacagttttaattcattcattgatttaatctaatttcaataccttaacgatgtccaaattagatgaaattttgtagagatgatcttgaatagcatacttaaatattgaatcacttatggtgaaaaaatttgaccgaaaagtgtgtcaaaattggaacttcactctgaaacttcagagtgaaccttcactctggatagagacggtatatgtatatatatatatatatatatatatgtgtgtgtgtgtcatgTCATGTCACCtaaattattctaaaaagtGTGAAGCACGTAGGCAAGTTGTTTGCTAATATCGATCACATGCAAGAAAGTTTATCAATAGCGCGttatagaaagatgaagagttGAAGACGATGTGTTAAGCAAGTCGATACCAACTCTATACACAAAGCAAACCAGTTGGACTGAGCATCTTATAGATCTCATCATATCAGGACAGAAGTTTTTGGATTCGCCACTACAAGTTTCCCAACTCCAAAATCGTATGCTACCTTTGATCAATGATTAGTCAATCACATACAAGTAGTTCACAATTATGTGGAGTTTGTGTACAAATCGCATGCTAGGTAATTACTTTGTTTGAAAGATCTAATTCAAATGCAAGATGAATGTGAGCGTGCTGTGTGAAGAGTCATTGTCAAAAGCTATAGTTgcccacaaaaaaaaaagtgaaagagATCGAGGAGGGCCATATATCCCACCactatactagtttccaagaACTTCAATCTTGTCCTACTGCTGGTTTTACAGTTATTCATGCAGTGAAAGAAATCAGAACACTATCGTGGCTTCCTTTGAATATGAACCATACACCTTCAACAACTCGAAGATATTTTAATCTGTGCAAAACTATAAGAACCCTAACTGAAATTACGTCAGTCAATTATTATAGAGACATGATGATGAACATTTAATTTACTGGCATGCAGTTTTGCAGTTCTTTTAGTTTCAGCCACGTATAGTAGCTACTACCGACTTATCATTTAATTTTGTTACTCATAAATTACCCTTCGCAAAGCAGGGAGATGGCAGTTCAAAGGTGCATCAGCTTTTTCTGCGAATTGAAAAGAACAGATCGAAGGCAACTAAATCACATGCAGTATGAACCACAGTTTCCTTTTTATAAGAAAATGTGGCTTTCTGCTGATGAAGTTAAGAAAGGCTGCAAGACGGAGTAGAATTTCTAACGTATTTTACGAAGTCAACTTCTAGAATTGCTGACGGTTTTGGATATAGATCTGAGAATAATCTGTTATTAGTGTTAATTAAAAGCGTTGAACAGATTCGAGGTTTAAAAGGATCTTTGATTATACTTGTCACAAATAGTATCAAAGCTCAACAGTCAACACAATCGATTATGTATACATATTTCTTTAGCCCTGGTTAACTGGTTTTGATGTCATTAATTACTAGCTACGCCGAAATTAGAATAAACGGTGCGGTATTCTCCTAGTATGATGAGGAATGATATATATGGATTCGTAAACTGGTAAACAGGTAAATGGTTTAGGTGCAATTCTATTGAATGATGatttcttatataaaattGCTATAGGGCTGGTGCTTGCTAGTAATACCCCAACAAGGCCGCAGGTGCATGTCCAAAGACTCAAATACTTAATTTGTTCGTTTTTTTCTGTTCTTAATATGTCTGTTAATTGTTAATACTCTTGATCACCATTTTTTCTTACATATGCAAGGAATCCCATTTGTTTAAGCCAGGCTTAGTAGTCTAAAAGCTAACCTTGTTTCACTTTAACAAAGAATTGAAGTGAAAGTACCATGAAGACTGTGTTCGTGTCCTTGGATCATCATTCTTTTAATTACTACAGTACCACCTTGTAAGAATCCCATGCTGGGCTAAGCACATCTGTGCCGCCATCTTTCTTATACTCGTTGCAGTATATAGTATAATCGCGACAATGAATCAATGATATCAATAATTCAAACACAATTTCCCAGAAAACAGAGTAGATAAGACTAGCTGCTGGCATGGTTTAAATCTCTTGTTATATGGCTAACAAGTATTCCATCATGATACATATAGTAGTGAATTAACAAACAAGGAAGTTCAGGGTTTAGTCTTCTGGGTATAGATGTAATCTATATGAGCAGCCAAAGTCCTTCTCATTAAGCactcttcttctccaactcCGTCGCAGCTCTGTTCAATATCAGCTTGCTCTGTTTCAACAACCTAAATTAACaccaattaaacaaaaaaacctaCATGTCAAACTCAAAAATTCATTCACAGAGCTAAAACCATGgagaaaatttgaaatattcAGCTCACCGCAAGTTGGGTTTTCTCAGAATTAGTTGATACTGCTGAAAAAGCTGGTTCTGGTCTAGCTGAAGAAGCTATTGTAGAGCAGAGGAGGAGGGCTATGAAGAACAGGGCTCCAGTTACTGTGGCCATATCTTCTTAGCTACTATGAGGATATTCAGAGCTTGGTATTAGACGCAAAGAcacagagaagagagaagtGAGATGACTCAATTTATAGATCTGAGATAAATAGGAAATGACATGTGTGTGAACTGAGGGTAGACTTTATGTAGCTGAGAACTTTGGAGTTTGGACCCAAACcataattgatcaaagagcacacttgtttctttcatttgttatttctgctctttaaaaaattaattaatatagaAAGGTGGAATTCTGTGATTACAACATAGAAAATTAAGAGTTGAAGCTCTCATTACTCATTAGCCGACTTGGATTTTAACAGCTAGGTGTCTTAtggtatcaaaacaaaaaaaaacagctaGGTGTCTTATTTTATTGAATAAGAGGCTAAAATCCAAATCTTATTCTCTGTTGGcttgaattaattataaactGGCAAAAAGGGCTAATAACATGGTTGCATGATGTCAATAGGCTCCTACAGGACCGGGTAACAAAAACCTGTTATATCATGTATGTAAGAAACGAGGTGAGGTAAATATTGCTTATTGTTCTACGGCTAGAGTACCGAATAGTAAGCAATCATGGAAGTAAAGGAGATTTCATCCTTTGCTATATCCATAGTCTGAACTATGCAGTTTCTAGTTCAAGATAAATTCTCATTGACTAGTACAAAAGAGTTTCGCTTCTGGAAGACTGGAAAAGTCATTCTGTGGTAAGCAGAAAGAAAAAGACGGATTTAGTGGATGGTATTGTGACACGGACAAACCGCAAACTCAGATGAGAATGATCCAAGGCGTTTGTGAAGTCCAGATATTCTAATAGGTTAAATGACTCGAACGAATTGTTCTCACTGTACAAAGGATAACTAGAGATTACTAAAGCAATGAAGGCATGAACAACAAAGACATATCTAAATCTTCTAGTGTGCTACTTTATACACAAGAATTGCTTGGTTTTGCTCAATTACTTCTCTTGAGATTAACCgtgagttgtaattgatgaTCTTGCTGCTTCTTTGAAATGGTTGATACTGACGGCTCCATTCCAGAACGCGCTTGCTAGAAGTCTTCCATTTTCATTACTTCCTTTGTTAGCAATACCAGCAAGAACCAAAATTTAAAGTCCAATCCATCATGGTGTTcactttcttttttgtttccattttctCATTTACGATCAAGCATAAGAGGACTTTTGATTAGAGCAACATTAATAAGTGGCTGAATAACCGTTCGGATTGAGAAAATACATAAAGCTTAAGCTTGTACTGATAGTTATTGACCTAGTTTTGACTGTTTCTTGTGGCTAGTTCCAAATCTCCAAGTCAGGAACATTATAAAACTTCTGCCAATAATTCTCTACATCAATTaaaagtttttatttacaGGAAGCAAATCTGCCGACTATCCTAATTTTACCGACCCTATGTCCATCTCTTAAATCTAGGACATATATCCTATGGTAGTCATGCGAATATATAAAGTAAAGAGTTTTTTAACATAAGAATTAAAAAACTGATGTAattatgttgagaatatacTAATGGCTAAAGAACAATAATAATGTAATTAGAAGTACGTGTACGTGAAAGTAATCATGTTGAGAATATACTAATGGCTCCCTCCATTGTTGATGGCTACGTGCTCGAATCCCTGAACTAAATAACGGTTCTGTGTTCGTATTGATTAATTGAATATCAGATATACTGATTAATTAGTATGTAGAAACTTAAAAAGTTTCGACGCGAAAACAATGTACATACTGTATATAGTTGATAGTTCTAATTAGTAATGAGTGTTTTACACTTAATTACATGGAAGACTGGACGTGATGACTGATGAAATGCTTTTTCTCCCATCCACCAACAACGATCAAAGTCATCAAACTGTGAAAGAAGTAATCACTGTTCAGGGGCAGGGGAGGTCCTAATAGGGGTATGTTTATGTGTTCCTCTACATGTGCGGTCCATTGAAAGATGGAGATGAGCTACTAGTTCTACTGTTTTGAATATGAGACAATGCTGTATCCattatgaaaattgaaaaaacaaaagccAATAAAAATCCAAAACCTTTGAATAAAAGTACAAAACATAAGATGAATCCAAATTGAGAAACATATCGCACCTTGTGTGCTAGTGCCCCTCAATTGCGCACTAGTGCTCCTCCCTTGCGCGCCTTGCATGCTCCTCCTTAATGCGCTTCCGGTCATCCTAATCCTTTCGTGACCCATCCTCGATCTACAATTCACACACAGAAAGAGGGAGAGTTATCGAGCTCAAAAACCTAAAAATCCAGAAAGAGGGAGAGTTATCTAAGAGAGAATCGAATTAAAGCTCATATCAAAACTCAAATCAAAGTTCAATTACATGTGAGAGAGAAGTCGAGAGAGGTCGAGCTTGTTTGAGGTCAGCGAAGAGCTTGACTGAGAGAGATCGAAGAGATCTGGTTGGAGATCGAAGAGAATCTAGAGAATCGAGAGAGATCGAGAGACCAGAGAGGCAGCAACTGACAACGGTCGAGCTCGAGAGGAAGCGACGGAGATGGCTGAGAGTGGTCGAGCTTGAGAGTAAGTGAGAGTGAGAGTAGGGACCAGAGAGGTGATACTTGAGAGGGCTGAGAGACATAGAGAGTGAGAGACACTGAAGCTGCGAATGAGGTATGAGGATTAAGTTTAGCCTTTTAGGAGGTTAGGGTTAAGAATTGACGGCTAAGATTACATGATCTCTATTCAACGGCTAGGATTATAACAATTTAATATaaacataaattaattttcGGTACAGTAATTACCGTACCGTACCGCCAAGGCTATAATTGGTACGGTAACCAACCCCAAAAGTCAGTAACCGTGGCTCGGTTGGTTTTACGGTAATCGTGGTAAATTCCCATACCATGCCAGCCCTAGTGATCGGTATATAAATTTAGTGaccatataaaaatttcattcaattcggaCCTTGTTTGACAGtcagaatttctggtaaaccaaaaacaccactaatatgccctaagggaggactcattacaaagatgcgaacgccaaaatccgtttacatatttgaaatcacctagtTTTTGTTACCTACCGTGCATCGTCACactgaggaaactcatttagcaAAATCACGGTTAAttgggtttcaatatgtcaaaacgtctcGTTTTTTGTTGACTGTAGGTAaaaacggtcaaaccatgttcaaaacggacgaaatttttacggggtcgctaaatatatatattgatcacatctgctggtgtcgatcgaccatatttcaaactagagttggcgatcgcttaagtgtccactaatgtatcataacctttatattaggtttagaataaaactatcgcattataaaGCGACtttatgaaggaaacttctcgagatAGATCGACACTAagcgatgtgattggtatatatatttagtgaccctgtaaaaatttcatccaattcggacctcgtttagccgtcggaattttcggtaaatcgaaaacaccactaatatgccctaagggaagatctattacaaatatgcgaacgccgaaagccatttgcatatgtaaaatcacctaatttttgttacctatcgtgtgtGGTCGCACTGATAAAGAaattcatttggcaaagccccggtcaatgaagttccaatatgtgaaaacgcctcttttttagttgaccgttcgtaccaacggtcaaaccatgtccaaaacagatgaaatttttacgggtttcgtaaatatatataccgatcaaaTCTGCTAGTGCCGAtagaccatattttgaactagagttGTCGATCACCGAATTGTCCAccaatgtatcataaccttttatattaaatttataataaaactatcgcattatgaagcgactatatgaagaaaacttctcgaaatcaatcgaaatcattcgatgtgatcggtatatatatttagtgaccattttataatttcatccaattcagacctcgtttgacaATTGAAATTTATGGTAAACTAAAAACAACATTAATATGCCTTAAGGGGTGACCCATTATCAAGATGGGAATGCataaagttgtttacatatttgaaatcacctaatttttgtcaccgatcgtgcgcggtcacactaggaaacccatttggcaaagccccgatcgatggggttttattatgtctaaacgtcttttttttgttgaccataggtacgaacagtcaaaccatgttcaaaacggaccctaaatataatatatcgatcacatctattggtgttgatcgacaatatttcaaaattagaatttatttgtgacatttttttaataatgttttctaataattcttttattgttttaaaCCCTGAAATTatagtattatgtttttttctaatacaagcccgtaaggcccggcccgtaaaagctcAGTCCGGCCCGGCCCACAAAACCCGCAAAGCCCACTTTAAGTGGGCGGGTTTgaatcttcatatttgtgaaagtACCCAGCTCGACCCGTTGACGAATCCTAATATAGGTAGAGTAGTTTTCAAGTGACCTAGCTAGCAATCATTCCAGAAGAAAATTATTACAGTTAATTAAATGTCACGTCCTCGTTCTTCAATATGAAACCAAGACGAAGGGTGAGTTTAATTGTCATGTCTTCTATATTCCAAGACAGGGGAGTTTAAGGAACTACGTCAAAGATATGTCTCAATGACTCAATCTACGTAAGCAACCTTTTGGAATGGATATACAATCAAAATGGTGTTTTATTCGTTACAGAAATAAAAATCGGATAATCTGACACAAGTTTTACAAACACTTGGCATATATATTAACAGAAAATCAGTTGCCTTATTAATCGAAACTATGAAAGATCAAATGGATTGCATGCAGAATAAATCGGAGATCATTTTCCATTATATAGTTCCAGTTAATTTGGCAAATGAAGTCCAAATTATAATGCAAACATGGACGGAAGAACAACGTCTGAGGGGCAACCAAAATCCTCAATCAGCCAGTGATGGTTTTGATCCTTAAATTGTTTAGTAGGCAAAGTATAGCTTCTAGACTACGAGCATCACAGTTAACTAGTGATACGTGTTCTTGAGTAATCGGTTACTCCATGTTAAAGCAATCCCTTCTCCTGATTCTGG
This genomic interval from Argentina anserina chromosome 1, drPotAnse1.1, whole genome shotgun sequence contains the following:
- the LOC126783982 gene encoding phytosulfokines 3-like: MATVTGALFFIALLLCSTIASSARPEPAFSAVSTNSEKTQLAVVETEQADIEQSCDGVGEEECLMRRTLAAHIDYIYTQKTKP